GTGAGGTCGTTCTCCATCGCCAGCCAGAGGTTGGCCAGGGTCTGGGCTTCGATGCCCTGCGCGGCGTCCACCAGCAGCACGGCACCCTCGCACGCGGCGAGACTGCGCGACACCTCGTAGGTGAAGTCCACGTGGCCCGGGGTGTCGATGAGATTGAGCACGTAAGTCCGCTCGTCCGCAGCGGTGAACGGGAGCCTGACGGCCGGGGACTTGATCGTGATCCCGCGCTCGCGCTCGATGTCCATGCGGTCGAGGTACTGCGCGCGCATCGACCGGCCGTCCACGACCCCGGTGATCTGCAGCATCCGGTCGGCCAGCGTCGACTTTCCGTGGTCGATGTGGGCGATGATGCTGAAGTTGCGCAGCAGGTGCTCGGGGGTCTGGCCGGGTGCCGGGGCAGCGCCCGCCGAAGTCGTCACGCTCCTATAGTTCCATTCCCCGCGCGCCCCCGGCGCCGGGGGCGCGATCGTGCCGCGCTATGCTGATTCGGACGCGGTTTCGCGCTGCCTGGCTTCGTTCGGACCGGTAGGCGCCGCCCTCGACGATAGAACACGACAAGGACATAAGAGCACCGTGGCGAACATCAAGTCCCAGATGAAGCGGAACAAGACCAACATCAAGGCGCACGAGCGCAACAAGGCGGTCAAGAGTTCGCTGCGCACCGCCTCGCGCCGGGTGCGCGAGGCGCTCGCGGCCGGCGAGGTCGACCGCGCTCAGGAACTCGCTCGCGAAGCCGGCCGCAAGCTCGACAAGGCCGTGAGCAAGGGCGTCATCCACAAGAACCAGGCCGCGAACAAGAAGAGCGCCCTGGACAAGGCCGTCGCGCAGGCGACCTCCGCCTGATCGCAGGTCCGATTTCTCCGGATGCGCCTGCATCCTTTCGCGGCGGGTACTAGTGTGGCGCGTAACTATCCTCCTAACGCCGTAGCGAAAGGTTCACACCAGTGGCCAACACGACGACAGGGCGTGAAACGCTTGGACAGACGTCCGAGTCCGTCGCTCACATGATCCTCGACCGGGTCAGCGCGACTCCCAATGCCGATGCCTTCCGGGCGCCGACCGCCGACGACTCAAGCTGGTTCTCCCTGACGTGGAAGCAGGCCTACGACGACGCTGAGAAGCTTGCCGCCGGCCTGCTCTCCCTTGGGCTCGAGCACGAGCAGCGCGTGTCCATCGCGTCGAACACCCGGCTCGACTGGATCCTCGCCGACATGGCGGTCATGCTCGCCGCAGGGGCGACCACAACCGTCTACCCGAGCACCGGCGACGCCGACGTGGCGTACATCCTCAGCGACTCGAACACCCGCTTCCTGTTCGCCGAGGACGACAGCCAGGTCGAGAAGGTGCGGTTGCACCGCGACGAGTTGAACATCGAGAAGGTCGTCGTCTTCGACGGTGCCGGTGACGGTGACTGGGTGATCTCCATGGATGACCTCCGCGCACTCGGCGACGGCTACCTGAAGGGCAACCCCGAAGGTGTCAAGGAACGGGCACGCACGGTCAAGGCCGACAGCCTCGCCACCCTGATCTACACCTCCGGCACCACCGGCAAGCCCAAGGGTGTGGAACTGACGCACAGCAACTGGACCTACGAGGGCGCCTTCGTCGAGAGCCTGAACATCATCGGCATCGACGACGTGCAGTTCCTGTGGCTGCCGCTGGCACACTCGTTCGGCAAGGTGCTGCTCGCCCTGCAGTTGCAGGTCGGCTTCGTGACCGCGGTCGACGGCCGCGTGCCGCAGATCGTGGAGAACCTGCCCACGGTGCAGCCCACGTTCATGGCCGCTGTTCCTCGCATCTTCGAGAAGGTCTACTCGAAGGTCGCGCAGACCGCACTCTCCGAGGGCGGCGCGAAGGCCAAGATCTTCACGTGGGCGTTCAAGGTTGGCATCGAGGCCGCAGAGAAGGAACTGGCCGGTGAGAAGGTCGGTGGCGGGCTGGCCTTCAAGCGCAGCATCGCCGACAAGTTGGTCTTCTCGAAGATCCGCGAGCGGCTCGGCGGCCACATGCGCTACATGATCTCGGGCTCCGCAGCACTGTCGAAGGACATCGCGCTGTGGTTCTATGCGGCCGGGCTGCCGATCCTCGAGGGCTACGGCCTGACGGAGACCAGCGCTGCGACTTGTGTCATGCGCCCCGACCGTATCCGGTTCGGCACCGTGGGAGAACCCGCCGCCGGCACCGAGATCAAGATCGCAGACGACGGTGAGATCCTCATCCGCGGTGGCGGCGTGATGCGCGGCTACCGCAACTTGCCTGAGGCCAACGCCGAGGTGTTCCCCGGCGACGGCTGGTTCGCCACCGGTGACATCGGCGAGATCGATGACATGGGCCGGGTGAAGATCACCGACCGCAAGAAGGACCTGGTCAAGACCTCCGGTGGCAAGTACATCGCGCCGTCGGCGATCGAGAGCCAGTTCAAGGCGATCAGTGGTCTGGTCGGGAACATGGTGGTCCACGCCAACGACCGCAACTTCGCCAGCGCGCTGATCACGCTGGACCCCGATGCCGCAGCTGCTTGGGCAGCGGATCACGGCAAGGCGGGCGTCTCGCTCGACGAGATCGCCAAGGACCCGGAGATGCTCAAGGAGATGCAGGCCTCCGTCGATGAGCTCAACTCGCGGCTGAACCGCTGGGAGACGATCAAGAAGTTCGAGATCCTCGACCGCGACTTCACCGTCGAGGAGGGTGAGTTGACCCCGAGCCTGAAGGTCAAGCGCAAGGCTGTCGAGGAGAAGTACCGCGACATCCTGGACGCGATGTACACCTGATCCAACGATCGAAGGGGCGGTGCCTGCGGGCCCGCCCCTTCGATCGTGCCTGGCGGTGCGCTGCGCTCCCGGGTGCGGGTGGTGGGTGGCCCTGGCGTCGCCGGCGGCGTCCAGGTGTAGGCGGGAGTGATACCTCTACCGGGGAGCGATTCAACCGTGCAGTTTCGCTCCGCGGGTGGTGGCCCTGCGCCAGGAGGCGGATACCTCACCGGGAGCGATTCACCGGCAGTTTCGCTCCCGGTGTCCGCTCCCGGGTGCTGCTGGGGTGGCAGTCACCGGGCACAGACGTTGGCACCGGGTGGCACTTCGCGGGTGAGACACTGACCGCGTGCCCGAACTGCCCGCTGGTGACCCCGCGCCAGCAGACGGCGGCCTGCCCGGCGGACTCGACTGGGACCACCCGCTGCGCGCTTACGTCCACGTGCCGTTCTGCACGGTGCGATGCGGCTACTGCGACTTCAACACCTATACCGCCGGCGAACTGGGGGGCTTGCACACCGACGCGTACGTGACCGCCGTGCGCCGCGAGGTCGATCTCGCCCACCGTGTGACCCGCCCGCAGCCGCTGGCGTCGGTCTTCATCGGCGGGGGTACCCCGTCGCTGCTCCCACCCCCTGAACTGGCGCTGCTCATCGGTGCGCTGCGGGACGGCTTCGGGCTGGAGCCAGACGCTGAGGTCACGATGGAGGCGAACCCGGAGAACGTGACCGATCAGGCCCTCGACGCGTGGCTCGCCGCGGGAGTGAACCGGCTCAGCCTCGGCATGCAGAGCGCCGATCCGGCCGCGCTGCGGGTGCTCGACCGTGTGCACACCCCGGGGCGGGCGCAGGCCGCAGCCCGTCAGGCGAGGGCCGCCGGATTCGGGCACGTGTCGCTGGACCTGATCTACGGGGTCCCCGGCCAGTCGTTGGCATCCTGGCGGGAGACCGTTCTGGCGGCTCTGAGCGCAGGTCCCGATCACGTCTCCGCCTATGCCCTCGGGGTGGAGGAGGGCACAGCCCTGGCCCGCCGTGTCCGTCGGGGGGAGGTGCCGGCTCCGGATCCCGACCTTGCCGCCGCGCAGTACGACGCCGCCGACGAGATCCTCAGCAGCCACGGGCTGTCGTGGTACGAGATCTCCAACTGGTCGCGTCCAGGGGCCCGCAGTGAACACAACCTGGGCTATTGGCACGCCGACAACTGGTGGGGTTTCGGGCCTGGTGCCCACTCGCATGTCGACGGCATCCGGTGGTGGAACGTGAAACGGCCGGCCACCTATCAGTCGATGCTGGCCGCCGGCCGCAGCCCCGCTGCCGGGCGGGAGACCCTGGACGACGAGCAGCGCCGCACCGAGTCCGTGATGCTGCAGGTCCGTCTGGCCGAAGGCTTCGACCCCGCCGGCTTCCCACCTGCCCCGGTGGCGGACCTTGTCGGCCGCGGATGGCTGGAGAACGCCGACGGCGCCCGCCTGCGCCTGACCCGTGAGGGCCGGATGCTGGCGGACGCCGTCGTGCGGGTCCTGCTGTGGGATCAGGGCGCCACAGGCTGACCCCGTAGCACCTTGTACGCGTAGGTCTGCGCGATGACGGTGACGGGCACGGCCACGAAGAGGCCGAGGCCGCACAGCAGCGCGCCGACGAACAGGGCGATCCACGTGAGGATCAGCAGCAGCAGCAGGTTGCCGATGTTGTCCTTCACGAAGGAGAAACTCGCCGTGATCGACTGCCATGCACCGAGATCCTGATCGAGGATGAAGTACACGAAGAACGCGCCGAAGAAGGCGACCACCAGACCGGGCAGGATGCACAGAAGCAGACCGATGAAGGTCATGATGCTGAGGATGATGCCAGCCAGGATGATCCGTCCCAGCTTGTTGAAGCTGAGCAGTTCACCGAGCACCAGCGGCCGGCCCTCGGTGAGGGCCAGACCACCACGGGCGAACCCGGCCTGGATCAGGTAGCTCCAGATGAAGCCCACGATCGAGAACACCAGCGAGACCAGCATGGCCGCGAAGCCACTGCCGGACTGCTGGACGACGAAACCGTTCTCGCCGCTGATCACGGTGGCGTCCGGGCTCGTGAGGCTCTGGAACAGGAACTGCAGCCCGTAGATCACAGCACCGACGAGCATGAACACCAACATGGCGATCAGGATCGGGCCGATGTTCTCCGTGAACTTCTTCCAGCCGTAGCCGAACGCATCGCCCACGCTGAACGGCTTACCCGCAGGACCGGGCATGCCGCCGCCGGGGAGGGGTAGCCGCCGGGCGGGTAACCGGGGGAGGAGGTGGAACTGACATCGAGAACTCCTAGTCCTTGTTGGCGACGGCTGCGGTGATCGTGTCGGAGAGCCGGCACTGGCGGTCCCGTGCCCGCAGGGGCCACGCGACGCCGATGTGAGCTGTCTCGGACATGATTTCCTCGCTTGGTCGGATTGCCGGAATTGCCGAGCGGTTCACAGCCTAGTCCGGTCGGCGCGGACGCCGCCGGATTTGCCACATGCGCCGCCGGCGGGTGCTCGCGGCGTGTCAGTCGCCGCTGGGAGCGCCCGCACTGAATACCAGGATCGCGACCATGAATACTGCCAGCAGCGTCAGCGAGATCACCCCGAGGACCAGTCCGGCAGTGGCCGCTCCCGAGGGGCTCCCGGTGTACCGGGCCTGTTTGCGGCCCTGGATGCCCAGCACGATCGCGGCGATGGCCAGTGGTACGCCGAGCGCCGCGCAGAGGAAGGTCAGAATGAGCCCGAGCAGTCCGGTGACCAGCGCGGCCGTGGACTTGGTGTCCTTCTGGGTCCGCGCGGCCGCGAAGCCGGTGTCCCAGTCCGGCGCCGACGCGCGGTCGGGCATTGGCGTGCCCGCCGGTGGTGGCGGAGGCGGTGGGACGTGGGCCCGGAAACCGCCGGAGTCGGCCGGTCCGGGAGGCCCGAAGTCGGGCTGATCCTGCGCACCGCCGTGCCAGTCGCCGCCTCCGGTGTCAGCCATGGTCGCCTCCCGGTGTCGAGGTTAGCGGGGCCAGGAGCGCCGGCGCCACCGCGCGTGCGCACCGTGGCTGTACGTGTGTATTGGCCGTACACTGGCACTCAGGGCAGCAGAGTGCTAATCAGCGACAGTGCCCGTGATGAAGGGTGGCCATGGACGACCGGAAGCTCGAGGTCTTGCGGGCGATCGTGGAGGACTACGTCGCCACGCGCGAGCCCGTGGGTTCCAAGATGCTGGCCGAGCGCCACAACTTCGGGGTGAGTTCGGCCACGTTGCGCAACGACATGGCCGTGCTGGAGGAAGAGGGCTACATCGTCGCCCCCCACACCAGTGCCGGCCGGGTGCCGACCGACAAGGGGTACCGGCTGTTCGTCGACCGGATCGCCCAGATCAAGCCGTTGTCCCCGGCCGAGCGGCGGGCGATCCACCACTTCCTGGATTCCGCCGTCGACCTCGACGACGTCATGCAACGCACAGTGCGACTGCTGGCCCAACTGACCCAGCAGGTTGCGCTGGTCCAGTACCCCACCTTGACCCGCAGCGGGGTCCGGCACGTCGAGATCGTCGGTCTCACGCCGCGCCGCGTCCTGCTGATCGTGATCGCGGACACCGGCCGCGTCGAGCAACGCACGGTGGAGAGCCCGATCGAGATCACCGACGAGGCGCTGCTCGACCTGCGTGCCCGTCTCAACGCGGCGGTGGTGGGCAAGTCCTTCACCGCCGTCGCGGACGCCGTGGGCGTCATTCCGGACCAGACCCCGGCGCAGTACCGCCCGCTGGCCGCCAGCGTGCTGGCCAGCCTGCTCGAGACGGTGGTCGAGCGGCGGGAGGACCGGATCGTGATGGGTGGCACCGCGAACCTCACGCGGTTCGGCGAGGACTACTCCATGACCGTGGGGCCGGTCCTGGAGGCGCTGGAGGAGCACGTCGTGCTGCTGCGGTTGTTGCAGGAGGTGGGCAGCCACGACGACCTGACGGTGCGGATCGGGTCGGAGAACGAGGTGGCGGAACTGTCGTCATCGGCGGTCGTGACCACCGGATACGGTCCCCATTCGCACAGCATCGCGCACATCGGGGTGCTCGGCCCGACGCGCATGGACTACCCGGGCACGATGGGTTCAGTCCGCGCCGTGGCACGTTACCTGGGCCGCATCCTGAGCCAGTAGAAGGAAGACGATGGCAACCGATTATTACGAGACCCTCGGTGTCGCGCGCGATGCCACACCTGAGGAGATCAAGCGCGCGTACCGGCGGTTGGCCCGGGAGTTGCACCCCGATGTCAACCCGGACCCCAGCACCCATGAGCAGTTCAAGGACGTGACCGCGGCCTACGAGGTGCTCTCGGACGCCCGCAAGCGGCAGATGTACGACTTGGGCCACGACCCGCGGGCTGGGGCTCCCGGCTCCGGTGGCGCCGGGTTCGGCACGGAGAACCTGTTCGAGGACCTGATGAACTCGTTCTTCGGCGGTGGCGGTGGGGGTGCCTCCCGTGGGCCCAAGCCCCGGACCCGCCGGGGCCAGGACGCACTGCTGCGTGTCGAGATCGATCTGTCCGAGGCCGTGTTCGGCACCCAGAAGGAGATCACCGTGGATACCGCGGTGGGGTGTCCGACGTGTCACGGCGGGGGCACCGCCGACGGCGCCCAACTGGTGACCTGCCCGATGTGCCGAGGCCGTGGGGAGGTGCAGAACGTGCAGCGCACGTTCCTCGGACAGGTGATGACTGCCCGCGCCTGCCCGCAGTGCCAGGGGTTCGGCAACCTCAATCCGTCGCCCTGCCCGGAGTGCGCCGGGGACGGCCGGGTCCGCACCCGTCAGACGATCGCCGTGGAGGTGCCGGCCGGTGTGGAGACGGGCACCCGGCTGCTGCTCGCCGGCCAGGGGGAGGTGGGGCCGGGCAACGGTCCGCAAGGCGATGTCTATGTCGAGATCATCCAGAAGCCGCACCCGGTGTTCGAGCGACAGGGCAACGACCTGCATGTGCGTCTGAGCATCCCGATGACCGCCGCTGCGCTCGGCACCATGATCCCGCTGCAGACCCTCGACGGTGAGCAGCAGATCGAGATCCGGCCCGGGACCCAGAGTGGCAGCGTGCAGACGCTGCGCGGGCTCGGCGCGGCGAGGCTCCAGCGTTCCGGCCGCGGCGATCTGCTCGTACACATCGATGTGCTCACCCCCACCCGCATCGACGCCGAGCAGCGCGAGTTGTTGGAGCAGCTCGCGGTCATGCGTGACGAGGAGCACGTGGAGGCGACCGTCGCCGAGCACCCCACCGGGCTGTTCACCCGGATCAAGGACGCTTTCAGCGGCAAATGACAGCACCGCTGTTCTACGTGGATCATCTGCCGCGGCAGGGTCAGGTCACCGTCACCGGCGACGAGGCGCGCCACGCGACGGTGGCCATGCGCTTGCATGTCGGCGAAGCGGTCCTCGTCGGGGACGGCCGGGGCGGCCTGGCCGATTGTGTCGTCGGCTCTGTGGACCGCCGGCAGGGGCTGGTGGCGGCGGTCAGGACGCACCGCCACGTGCCGGCGCCGCGAGCCATCGTCGTGGTGCAGGCGGTTCCCAAGGGTGAGCGGGCAGAACTCGCGGTGGAACTGCTCACGGAGTGCGGCGTCACAGCAGTCGTGCCGTGGCAGTCGCAGCGGACGGTACCGGACTGGGGGGACAAGCGGGAGGTCAAGCGGCAGCGCTGGCAACGGGTGGCCCGCGCGGCGGCCAAGCAGTCCCGCCGGGCGTGGATCCCCGAGGTGGCCGAGGTGCAGAAGGGCCTGCCGGTCATACAGGGAGCCGGACTGATACTGCACGAGGATGCCGACGAGCGCCTGTACGACCTCGACCCGCCGCCGGGGCCGGTGACTGTCGTCGTCGGCCCTGAGGGAGGGCTCGATGACGACGAAGTTGAGGGGCTGGTGGCGGCGGGGGCGGTGCCGGTCCGGATGGGTCCGGAGATCCTGCGCACCTCGACCGCCGGAGCGGCGGCCTGCATGTGGTTGAGAGGTTTAGAGATGCGCCTGGGGGCATGACATGATTCCGGATATGGCCTGCATCTTCTGCGCCATCGCGCAAGGTGAGATCCCCGCGACGGTCGTGCGTGAGACCGACACCGTGGTGGCGTTCCGGGACCTCAACCCGGTCGCACCGGTGCACGTCCTGGTGATCCCGCGGCACCACTACCGCAACGTCTCCGAACTGTCAGCCGATCGGCAGGCCGTTGCCGAGGTGCTGACCGTGGTCTCGGACGTGGCGGCCGCCGAAGGGCTCGACGAGGGCTTTCGTGTCGTCTTCAACACCGGTGGCCACGGCGGCCAGGAGGTGGAGCACGTGCACGCGCATGTGATCGGTGGACGGCAGATGGAATGGCCGCCGGGATGAGCCCCTCCGCATCCGCCGGCGCGGTCGTGTCCAGTACCGTCGTCGTCCCGAACACCCATCCGATGGTCGCGCTGCTCGGCGCGAACGATGAGAACCTCAAGCAGTTCGAGCGGGACTTCCCGGAGATCGATGTCCTGGTGCGCGGCAACGAGATCCATCTCTCCGGTGATGTCACGGAGGTCGGTCTGGCCGAGCAGGTGCTGGCCGAGATGCTGTCGATCCTGCGCACGGGCCAGGGCCTGACCCCGGATGCCGTGGAGCGGTCCGTGGCGATGCTGCGCTCGGACCGGTCACTGTCGCCGTCGCAATTGCTCACGGCCAACATCCTGTCCAGCCGGGGCAAGGCGATCCGGGCCAAGACCCTGAACCAGAAGCGGTACGTGGACGCCATCGACCTGAACACGATCGTGTTCGGCATCGGTCCGGCCGGCACCGGCAAGACCTACCTGGCGGTGGCCAAAGCGGTGCAGGCCCTGCAGTCCAAGCAGATCAATCGCATCATCCTCACGCGCCCGGCGGTCGAAGCCGGCGAGCGTCTCGGCTTCCTGCCCGGCACGCTCAGCGAGAAGATCGACCCGTACCTGCGCCCGCTGTACGACGCACTGCACGACATGATCGATCCCGACCGGATCCCGCAACTGATGACCAGCGGCACGATCGAGGTGGCGCCGCTGGCGTACATGCGCGGCCGGACCCTCAACGACGCGTTCATCATCCTCGACGAGGCGCAGAACACCACCGCCGAGCAGATGAAGATGTTCCTGACCCGGCTCGGTTTCGGCTCGACGATGGTGGTGACCGGCGACGTCACCCAGGTCGACCTCCCGGGGGGCACGACCAGCGGCCTGCGGATCGTGCAGAAGATCCTGGCCGGCATCGACGACGTGCAGTTCTGCGAACTGACCAGCCGCGACGTCGTCCGCCACCGACTCGTCGGCGACATCGTGGACGCCTACGGCCGATTCGAGCAGTCACGATGAGCGTTGACGTCGTCAACCAGACGCAGGCAGAGATCGACCTGGGCTCGATCCAGGATCAGGCGCGCTTCCTCCTCGACCGGCTGCGCATCCACCCGGGTGCCGAACTGAGTGTCGTCTTCGTCGATGTCGACACCATGACGGATCTGCACGTGCGGTGGATGGGCGAGCCGGGACCCACCGACGTGCTGAGTTTCCCCATGGACGAACTCACGCCTCCCCGCGATGACGAGGAGCCCCCGGAGGGCCTTCTCGGCGACGTGGTCATTTGCCCGGAAGTCGCGCAGCGACAGGCCGTGCAGGCCGGGCACGAGGTGCGACTGGAGATCGGCGTGCTCCTCACCCACGGCATCCTCCACCTGCTGGGCTACGACCACGCCGAGGCCGACGAAGAGCGCCTGATGTTCGGCCTGCAGCGCCGGTTGCTCGGGGAGTGGCAGTCCGAGGGCGCGTCCTGATGGAGTACCGAGATATCGTCCTGCAGGTTCTGGCCGTGCTGCTGCTCGTGGGTCTGGCCGGACTGCTGGTAGCGGCCGAAGTCGCCATCACGCGGGTCTCCCGCCCACGTGCCGAGGAACTTGTGGAACTCGGGGTGCGCGGTGCCAAGGGGCTGCACATCGTGGTGGAGGATCGTCCCCGGTACGTCAACGTCCTGCTTTTCCTGCGGCTGGTGTGCACCACGACGGCGATCGGCCTCGCGACGCTGATCGGCATGGAGACCGTCAGCGGTCCGCTGTGGTGGCAGATCGGGCTGGCGGTCCTGGTCATGGTCTTGGTCGGCTATGTCGTCACCGGCGTCGCGCCGCGCACTCTGGCCCAGCAACACGTTGAACCGGTGGCCCTGGCCGCGTCCGGGCCGGCGCGGTTCCTGGCCGGGATGCTGGCGCCACTGACGTCCTTACTCATCCTCATCGGCAACGCCATCACGCCCGGCAAGGGGTACCGCGAGGGGCCGTTCGTCAGTCAGGCCGAACTGCGGGAACTCCTGGATCAGGCCAGCGCGAACTTCGTCATCGAGGACGAGGAGCGACAGATGCTGCACTCGGTCTTCGAACTCGGCGACACCCTGGTGCGGGAGGTGATGGTGCCCCGCACGGAGATGGTATGGATCGAGAGCACGAAGTCCCTGCGCCAGGCGCTGTCGCTGGGGCTGCGCTCAGGCTTCAGCCGCATCCCGGTGATCGGGGAGAACCTCGATGACGTGGTCGGCGTGGTGTATCTCAAGGACGTGGCCCGGCGTTCGTTCGAGAACCGCAACTCCGAGCGCAGCGAGCGGGTCGACGCGGTGATGCGGCAGGCGCATTTCGCACCCGACTCCAAACGTGCCGACGACCTGCTGCGGGACCTGCAGGCGGCGCGCGTGCACATGGCGATCGTCGTCGACGAGTACGGCGGCACTGCCGGGCTGGTCACCATCGAGGACATCCTCGAGGAGATCGTGGGGGAGATCGCCGACGAGTACGACACCGCAGAGACCCCCGACGTGGAGGAACTGGCGGGCGGGCGATACCGGATCAACGCGAGACTGCCGGTGGACGACCTGGCGGAACTGGTACCGGTTGCCGTGAGCAGCGGGGCCGACGAGGTGGACACCGTGGCGGGGCTGCTGGCGCGCCGGCTCGGGGTGGTTCCAATCCCCGGCACGCACGTGGACATCGACGGCTACCGGCTGACCGCGGAGCGGGCCGCCGGCCGCCGCAACCGGATCGGCACCATTCTGGTCGAGAGGCTGCCGGAACCGCAGGAGGACCGACGATGACCCCGGAGGACGAGAAGCTGGTGGCACTGGCCCGCGCGGCACGTGCCCGCATCCAGGCCGCGCAGGGCGCAGCGGTGCGTGATGACACCGGGCGCAGCTATGCCGGTGCCAGCGTCGCCCTGCCGTCGTTGCAGGTGAGTGCGCTCGACCTCGCCGTGGCGCAGGCGGTCGCCGCCGGGGCCACCGGGCTCGAGGCCGCGGTGGTGGTGGGTGGAGACGCACCCGGACTCGACGGGGTGCGCGACCTCGGGGGCACCGCGGTGCCCGTCTGGCACTGCGCCGCCACCGGTGCGGTCGTGGAGGAGTTGTCGACATGAGCAGGTGCGGTTTCGCGGCCATCATCGGGCGGCCCAACGTGGGCAAGTCCACCCTGACCAACGCGCTGGTGGGTCATCGCGTGGCGATCACGTCGTCCCGGCCGCAGACCACCCGCCACACCATCCGGGGCATGTTGAACATCGGTGAGGACCAAGTGATCCTCGTCGACACCCCCGGGATCCACCGGCCCCGGACCCTGCTGGGCCGCCGGCTCAACGATCTGGTCCTGGGCACCCTGACCGAGGTGGACGTGGTGGTGGTGTGCCTGCCCGCCGACCAGCGGATCGGCCCGGGTGACCGCTTCATCGCCGAGCGCCTGCAGGACCTGCGGCAGCAGAAGATCCTGCTCGCACTGACGAAGGCCGACGCCGTGCGTCCCGACATGGTGGCGCAACGCCTGCTGGAGGCGGACGCGTTCACCAGCGAACTCGGCCTGGAGATCGCCCACTTCGTCCCCGTCAGCGCCCTCGACGGGGCCAATGTCGCGGAACTGGCCGGGGTGCTCGCCGCCATGATGCCCGAGGGTCCGCACCTTTTCGGCGACGAGATCAGCGACCAGCCGGAGCGGGTGGTCGTGGCCGAGATGATCCGGGAGGCAGCCCTCGAACGGCTGCACGACGAACTGCCGCACTCGCTGGCTGTTGACATCGACGAGATGGGCCTGCGCGAGGGGCGGGCCGCGGACGACCCGCTGATGGACATCTACGCGACGATGTACGTGGAGCGCGACAGCCAGAAACCCATCGTGCTCGGCCGGCGCGGGCTGCAACTCAAGCAGATCGGAGCGCAGGCCCGCACCAAGATCGAGGCGCTGCTGGGCACCCGGGTGTACCTCGACCTGCACGTCAAGGTGGCCAAGGACTGGCAGAACAACCCGGGGCAGTTACGCCGGCTGGGTTTCTGACTCTTCGTCGTCCTCGAGTTCGGGGATGAGTTCGTAGCGACGGGTGTACACCTGGGCGAAGGCCAGGACGGCAGCGGCCACGGGGATCCCGATCAAGGCACCGATCGGCCCGAACAGTGCCGCACCGGCGATCACCG
This genomic window from Micrococcales bacterium contains:
- a CDS encoding PhoH family protein, translated to MAAGMSPSASAGAVVSSTVVVPNTHPMVALLGANDENLKQFERDFPEIDVLVRGNEIHLSGDVTEVGLAEQVLAEMLSILRTGQGLTPDAVERSVAMLRSDRSLSPSQLLTANILSSRGKAIRAKTLNQKRYVDAIDLNTIVFGIGPAGTGKTYLAVAKAVQALQSKQINRIILTRPAVEAGERLGFLPGTLSEKIDPYLRPLYDALHDMIDPDRIPQLMTSGTIEVAPLAYMRGRTLNDAFIILDEAQNTTAEQMKMFLTRLGFGSTMVVTGDVTQVDLPGGTTSGLRIVQKILAGIDDVQFCELTSRDVVRHRLVGDIVDAYGRFEQSR
- the ybeY gene encoding rRNA maturation RNase YbeY; the protein is MSVDVVNQTQAEIDLGSIQDQARFLLDRLRIHPGAELSVVFVDVDTMTDLHVRWMGEPGPTDVLSFPMDELTPPRDDEEPPEGLLGDVVICPEVAQRQAVQAGHEVRLEIGVLLTHGILHLLGYDHAEADEERLMFGLQRRLLGEWQSEGAS
- a CDS encoding HlyC/CorC family transporter, encoding MEYRDIVLQVLAVLLLVGLAGLLVAAEVAITRVSRPRAEELVELGVRGAKGLHIVVEDRPRYVNVLLFLRLVCTTTAIGLATLIGMETVSGPLWWQIGLAVLVMVLVGYVVTGVAPRTLAQQHVEPVALAASGPARFLAGMLAPLTSLLILIGNAITPGKGYREGPFVSQAELRELLDQASANFVIEDEERQMLHSVFELGDTLVREVMVPRTEMVWIESTKSLRQALSLGLRSGFSRIPVIGENLDDVVGVVYLKDVARRSFENRNSERSERVDAVMRQAHFAPDSKRADDLLRDLQAARVHMAIVVDEYGGTAGLVTIEDILEEIVGEIADEYDTAETPDVEELAGGRYRINARLPVDDLAELVPVAVSSGADEVDTVAGLLARRLGVVPIPGTHVDIDGYRLTAERAAGRRNRIGTILVERLPEPQEDRR
- a CDS encoding cytidine deaminase, with the protein product MTPEDEKLVALARAARARIQAAQGAAVRDDTGRSYAGASVALPSLQVSALDLAVAQAVAAGATGLEAAVVVGGDAPGLDGVRDLGGTAVPVWHCAATGAVVEELST
- the era gene encoding GTPase Era, encoding MSRCGFAAIIGRPNVGKSTLTNALVGHRVAITSSRPQTTRHTIRGMLNIGEDQVILVDTPGIHRPRTLLGRRLNDLVLGTLTEVDVVVVCLPADQRIGPGDRFIAERLQDLRQQKILLALTKADAVRPDMVAQRLLEADAFTSELGLEIAHFVPVSALDGANVAELAGVLAAMMPEGPHLFGDEISDQPERVVVAEMIREAALERLHDELPHSLAVDIDEMGLREGRAADDPLMDIYATMYVERDSQKPIVLGRRGLQLKQIGAQARTKIEALLGTRVYLDLHVKVAKDWQNNPGQLRRLGF